A single window of Thiomicrorhabdus immobilis DNA harbors:
- a CDS encoding methyl-accepting chemotaxis protein, with protein MKFVKSVAAFFALTATNAYADSTIAGIPTFGFVMMVVVITAVVVGAFVYLLLCNKSGACDQSELVNAIKNIIQEDDLATTIDIPNSDPKLINAINSLLEMASNQVTKEMIEKSTFQSKVADLDVQMEELNETLAACYAQQQMSAPATSAAFDNSELLALSAKLSSKLDALNTGSSQGIESAANVINEVSGLTNEVTHASGVIKRLEEDSSNIGTVLVLIRDIAEQTNLLALNAAIEAARAGEHGRGFAVVADEVRILAGKTQQATTEIQTIIEELQQRARNAVQVMENGQNRVGSTQEQAGRVSEIFNGIVEHLSELKSAQQELSAVIQNS; from the coding sequence ATGAAATTTGTAAAAAGTGTTGCTGCATTCTTTGCTCTGACAGCAACCAATGCATATGCTGATTCAACTATTGCAGGAATCCCGACGTTTGGATTTGTCATGATGGTGGTGGTAATCACTGCCGTTGTTGTCGGTGCTTTTGTTTATTTACTATTATGCAATAAGTCTGGAGCTTGTGATCAATCCGAGTTAGTTAATGCCATAAAAAATATTATTCAAGAGGATGATCTTGCCACTACGATTGATATTCCGAATTCAGATCCAAAATTGATTAATGCGATAAATTCCTTGCTCGAAATGGCTTCGAATCAGGTGACTAAGGAGATGATTGAAAAATCCACTTTTCAATCTAAGGTTGCCGACTTGGACGTGCAGATGGAAGAGTTGAATGAAACGTTAGCTGCGTGCTATGCACAGCAGCAGATGTCTGCACCAGCTACATCGGCGGCTTTTGATAATAGTGAGTTGTTAGCGTTATCGGCGAAACTTTCCTCAAAACTTGATGCTTTGAATACGGGATCTTCTCAGGGAATTGAATCAGCGGCGAATGTTATTAATGAAGTGAGCGGTTTAACCAATGAAGTAACGCACGCTTCAGGAGTGATTAAGCGCCTTGAAGAAGACAGTAGTAATATCGGAACGGTATTGGTTTTGATCAGAGATATTGCAGAGCAAACCAATTTGTTGGCGTTGAATGCGGCAATCGAAGCTGCTCGTGCGGGAGAGCATGGGCGAGGTTTTGCCGTTGTAGCTGATGAGGTTCGAATTTTAGCGGGTAAAACTCAGCAGGCCACGACAGAAATCCAGACAATTATTGAGGAATTACAACAACGTGCGAGAAATGCTGTGCAAGTCATGGAAAATGGTCAGAATCGCGTAGGTTCGACTCAAGAGCAAGCTGGGCGGGTGAGTGAGATATTTAATGGTATTGTCGAGCACCTTTCTGAGTTAAAATCTGCTCAGCAAGAATTATCAGCTGTTATTCAGAACAGTTAA
- a CDS encoding flagellar hook-length control protein FliK, translated as MLISSNVLPAEQHAEAMSLKDKGQALPQEASFSNLFASMFQRAEDKPASSESLLDSPAGILPGLQGIDVEALDATSLSSPVSDVAVLSGLDGFDISVNTEVAEGNVLSSLNLAKDGVQSPVGVSQELDSAESPGVAHNIMSLVEHIVASSKVAGDNRLVKNNSNENSALRMDEPLLTDLSEEKVLSSEMADGTMVDSEMLSSTTQSDGREKLPALMIDAINNDVVEDGSNGNGDVSSYMPGSDSDLNVITQMDSEQKPQVGLPESSVVLQTPSREGSEVDTDLAVNQLDLKAVSEGAVIASSPGSAMNGHSVNTSQSSTSVGSSNSQSQAQWGASGSETQQSSSNSAQNSQSFSQGTAQQQNQMMQAQMQKTQGIEQQMVVKATDELLAKTDVKEGVLGTDLVTAERRVQLPLGMQSIALPVKSPQWGQALGQRVVYMANNQLQQASITLNPDKLGPVQVKLHMDKDKQVHVTMTAHHATTREAMDNALPKLREMMEQAGIDLGSLDVGDDRQFAEDMNSQSGSSSVHVNLEEQDSDLKNEMSPTQVVATDNIVDFYA; from the coding sequence ATGCTTATTTCTTCTAATGTTTTACCAGCTGAACAACATGCTGAGGCGATGTCGCTTAAAGACAAAGGGCAAGCTTTGCCACAAGAGGCAAGCTTTTCAAACTTATTTGCCTCAATGTTTCAAAGGGCTGAAGATAAGCCAGCAAGCTCGGAATCTTTGTTGGATTCGCCTGCCGGCATCTTGCCTGGTTTGCAAGGCATTGATGTAGAAGCTTTAGACGCTACATCTTTATCTTCACCGGTTTCAGATGTTGCCGTTTTGTCAGGTTTGGATGGTTTTGACATTTCTGTAAATACTGAGGTTGCTGAAGGAAATGTTTTATCAAGCCTAAATCTTGCAAAAGACGGGGTTCAATCACCAGTTGGTGTTTCACAAGAATTGGATTCTGCTGAAAGTCCTGGTGTTGCACACAATATCATGAGTCTAGTTGAACATATTGTGGCCTCTAGCAAGGTGGCGGGGGATAATCGTCTAGTAAAAAACAATTCAAATGAAAATAGCGCCTTAAGAATGGATGAGCCATTGTTAACCGACCTGTCAGAGGAAAAAGTCCTTTCTTCAGAGATGGCTGATGGGACAATGGTTGATAGTGAGATGCTTTCAAGTACAACCCAGTCAGATGGGCGCGAAAAATTGCCAGCACTAATGATTGACGCCATAAATAATGACGTCGTTGAAGATGGGTCGAATGGCAATGGTGACGTCAGTTCATATATGCCTGGTTCAGATAGCGATTTAAACGTTATCACTCAAATGGATAGTGAACAAAAGCCCCAAGTTGGATTGCCGGAGTCCTCAGTAGTTTTGCAAACACCTAGTAGAGAGGGTTCTGAGGTTGATACTGATTTAGCTGTAAATCAGCTTGATTTGAAAGCGGTTTCTGAGGGAGCGGTTATTGCTTCTTCACCAGGGTCGGCAATGAATGGACATAGTGTAAACACTTCTCAATCGTCGACCTCGGTAGGTAGTTCAAATTCTCAGAGTCAGGCGCAATGGGGAGCTTCGGGTAGTGAAACTCAGCAGTCATCTTCAAATTCCGCTCAAAATAGCCAATCGTTTTCTCAGGGAACGGCTCAGCAGCAGAATCAAATGATGCAAGCACAAATGCAAAAAACGCAGGGTATTGAGCAACAGATGGTTGTGAAAGCAACGGATGAATTGTTGGCTAAGACAGATGTTAAAGAGGGGGTGTTAGGTACTGATTTGGTGACAGCTGAACGACGTGTTCAATTGCCATTAGGGATGCAAAGCATCGCGCTTCCAGTTAAGTCTCCCCAGTGGGGGCAGGCTCTTGGGCAGCGTGTTGTCTATATGGCAAATAATCAGTTGCAACAGGCAAGTATTACATTAAACCCCGACAAGTTAGGTCCGGTTCAAGTCAAATTACACATGGATAAAGATAAGCAGGTTCATGTCACTATGACGGCACATCATGCAACAACAAGAGAGGCAATGGATAATGCTTTGCCAAAATTGCGTGAGATGATGGAGCAGGCAGGTATAGACTTAGGGTCTTTGGACGTTGGCGATGATAGGCAGTTTGCCGAAGATATGAACTCACAATCTGGATCGAGTAGTGTTCATGTTAATTTAGAAGAACAAGATTCAGATTTGAAAAATGAAATGTCACCTACACAAGTAGTTGCTACAGATAATATTGTTGATTTTTACGCCTAG